One Candidatus Zixiibacteriota bacterium genomic window, ATCGGCACCTGAAGCATATTGACCGTTCCCGCACCGATCTGATCATCGACTCGATACGGGTTGGTGAAATAAACCAGCGCTTTCATGACACCGTTGCCGTCATCGCGAGAAGTAAGAGCCATTCCGGAGATATCATCACTCAACGTGGGCGCTCCGAGTTCTACCGAATAAGGATCATACTGTATCTCCAGCTCCACACCGGCGATGTCGGTGGGGAGTTCCGAACGAACGGTCATGACATCCTCGGCGCCGCTGAACATATCGTCGTAATCCAGACTGATCGTGGCAAACTTCGATTCGTCGAAATATCCCGGAGTCGGCGATACCTCGATATCGTAGATCAGGTTAACCACCGCGACCAGATCGAACACATCGATTTCCGAATCGGTTATGATATCGGCAATATCCATCCTTCGCTCGTTGAAGGTATAATCACCGATGATACAACCGACGATACTGACCAAATCGGCCACGTTAATTCTCGTGTCGAGGTTGACATCGCCGAAAGCATCAACCTGCAGCAGACCCGAATCGGACACCAACTGCAGCGAAGATGACTGCGGATCAGGGTCAATCGACTCCCAGCCTTCCTCGATATAGACCGGGTAAAGTCCCGGCAGAGCGTTCTCATCGATCGCTATTTCAAGATTCAAAATATCCGTTCCGTCGGATCCTATCGATTGATTGCCCATCCCGAACGTGACAAACCGTACGATCCCGGGATTGGCGCCAATATCCTCATATACCACATATTCGGCAGTATTTTCCGTGACTGAAACGTCGGTTACCTCAAAGTTTTCGGAGTCGTAGAGAAAATCAAACTGGACACCGTAGACAGTCTGTGAGGTCACCAGGTTGATCGGAAGCGTCAGCCCCTGTTTGCTCGGCACGCCGCCTACCGCCGCCCCGTACACCGACGAGGTAAAGAGCCGGTCGTACTCCGGTTCATTGACCACGATACTGACCGTTCGACTCGAATACAACCCCCCGGCGTCGGTAGCCTTGAAACTGGCTGATACATTGCCCGCCTGGGCTATGGTCGGGGTAAAACTGAACACTGAAGATACCGGCGAAGTCCCGGTAACGGTCGTAAAGGTGGCGTTGGCCGGAAGGCTGGTTGCCTCCAGCGTAATTACGTCGCCGTTGGCATCGGTAGAAGAAACGGTGAACGTCAGCGTCGTTCCGACATCGACCGAATAGGCCGAGTTCACTGAGATAGTAGGCGCGTTTTCATCACCTCCGCCTCCACCTCCACTGCCTACAGTGAGAATCGTGGTGTCTTCAGCCGTCGCCCATTCGTTACCGGCAACGATGATGTATTGATAATCACCCTCGGTCGAAGGCGCCTGCACCACTCTCATTCCCGTTACACTGGTGGTGCTGTCGGTAGTAATGTTGGGGCCGGAAGTCTTGACCCAATCGGCGTTTTGAACCGCCCAGTTCAGCGAGAAAGTATTACTGACCGGAACCGTATCGGGAGAGGCATAATAATCCTCGATAATCGGTGCCGGGGCCGTATCCACCCGGAAATAACCGTCAATCATCGTCGGGTAATGAACCACCGTCGT contains:
- a CDS encoding cohesin domain-containing protein; the protein is MRSLKIPLVAVIFVVLAAGAVMADSNALMCNSITESSEDTIKVETFIGRPGDTVWLPIMIASDSIVSGFKALIRYEDDLMTPALDPNDPTYVLYELVGRFADAQSGLEDDIFSAAISQNPFDSGAIVAGFNIGFGENLVTMDPGSGVVFRLAFVSNASMQQNDLAAFWFHQVNEFWLDTLGEIHYADCRRSEVSLDFNNTSDSTTVVHYPTMIDGYFRVDTAPAPIIEDYYASPDTVPVSNTFSLNWAVQNADWVKTSGPNITTDSTTSVTGMRVVQAPSTEGDYQYIIVAGNEWATAEDTTILTVGSGGGGGGDENAPTISVNSAYSVDVGTTLTFTVSSTDANGDVITLEATSLPANATFTTVTGTSPVSSVFSFTPTIAQAGNVSASFKATDAGGLYSSRTVSIVVNEPEYDRLFTSSVYGAAVGGVPSKQGLTLPINLVTSQTVYGVQFDFLYDSENFEVTDVSVTENTAEYVVYEDIGANPGIVRFVTFGMGNQSIGSDGTDILNLEIAIDENALPGLYPVYIEEGWESIDPDPQSSSLQLVSDSGLLQVDAFGDVNLDTRINVADLVSIVGCIIGDYTFNERRMDIADIITDSEIDVFDLVAVVNLIYDIEVSPTPGYFDESKFATISLDYDDMFSGAEDVMTVRSELPTDIAGVELEIQYDPYSVELGAPTLSDDISGMALTSRDDGNGVMKALVYFTNPYRVDDQIGAGTVNMLQVPIKARSDIEAGDLSKVSLHRALLSTSNSMAVKVEGIDTPLPGSFVLSQNYPNPFNPTTTIQFSIDGSSGGSNVKLDVYNILGQNVKTLIDEVMSAGHHQVTWDGSDHHGKRVASGVYLYKLTVGQDSQTKKMLLLK